One window of Suricata suricatta isolate VVHF042 chromosome 6, meerkat_22Aug2017_6uvM2_HiC, whole genome shotgun sequence genomic DNA carries:
- the LOC115293712 gene encoding 40S ribosomal protein S4, X isoform-like: MARGPKKHLKWVAAPKHWMLDKLTGVFAPRPSTGPHKLRECLPLIIFLRNRPKYALTGDEVKKISMQRFIKIDGKVRTDITYPAGFMDVISIDKTGENFRLIYDTKGRFAVHRVTPEEAKYKLCKVRKIFVGTKGIPQLVTHDAHTIRYPDPLIKVNDTIQIDLETGKITDFIKFDTGNLCMVTGGANLGRIGVITNRERHPGSFDVVHVKDANDNSFATRLSNIFVIGKGNKPWISLPHGKDIRLTIAEERDKRLAAKQSSG, translated from the coding sequence ATGGCTCGTGGTCCCAAGAAGCATCTGAAGTGGGTAGCAGCTCCAAAGCATTGGATGCTGGATAAGCTGACTGGTGTGTTTGCCCCTCGTCCATCTACTGGTCCCCATAAGTTGAGAGAATGTCTCCCTCTCATCATTTTCCTAAGAAACAGACCTAAGTATGCCCTAACAGGAGATGAAGTAAAGAAGATCTCTATGCAGCGTTTTATTAAGATTGATGGCAAGGTCCGAACTGATATAACCTACCCTGCTGGTTTTATGGATGTCATCAGCATTGACAAGACTGGGGAGAATTTCCGCCTGATCTATGACACCAAGGGTCGCTTTGCTGTTCATCGCGTTACGCCTGAGGAGGCCAAGTATAAGTTGTGCAAAGTGAGAAAGATCTTTGTGGGAACAAAAGGGATCCCTCAGCTGGTGACCCATGATGCTCACACCATACGCtatcctgatccactcatcaaggtGAATGATACCATTCAGATTGATCTGGAGACTGGAAAGATTACTGATTTCATCAAGTTTGATACTGGTAATCTGTGTATGGTGACCGGAGGTGCTAACCTGGGAAGAATTGGTGTGATCaccaacagagagagacaccctgGTTCTTTTGATGTAGTTCACGTGAAAGATGCCAATGACAACAGCTTTGCCACCCGGCTCTCCAACATTTTTGTTATTGGCAAAGGCAACAAACCATGGATTTCTCTTCCCCATGGAAAGGACATCCGCCTCACCATTGctgaagagagagacaagagattGGCTGCCAAACAGAGCAGTGGGTAA